One Panicum virgatum strain AP13 chromosome 9K, P.virgatum_v5, whole genome shotgun sequence genomic region harbors:
- the LOC120648502 gene encoding uncharacterized protein LOC120648502, protein MASMKLLTLACILLLLSGLVVFGTAAPAPEPCPVVCIQGGYITCDNYPYQKLDGCVCECAPKDGVNCVLHLLATGDAFNCSAAKA, encoded by the exons ATGGCCTCCATGAAGCTGCTCACCCTCGCctgcatcctcctcctcctctccg GGCTCGTCGTGttcggcacggcggcgccggcgccggagccgtgCCCGGTGGTGTGCATCCAGGGCGGGTACATCACCTGCGACAACTACCCCTACCAGAAGCTGGACGGCTGCGTATGCGAGTGCGCGCCCAAGGATGGCGTCAACTGCGTGCTCCACCTCCTGGCCACGGGCGACGCTTTCAACTGCTCCGCGGCGAAGGCGTAG